One window of Ailuropoda melanoleuca isolate Jingjing chromosome 3, ASM200744v2, whole genome shotgun sequence genomic DNA carries:
- the F2R gene encoding proteinase-activated receptor 1, translating into MGPRQLLLVAAGLSLCGPLLSARTRGRKPASKATNATVDPRSFFLRNTNDRFEPFPLEDNEEKNGSGFPEDRLNSINISRPLQKRPAASISEHASGYLTSAWLTLFIPSVYTGVFVVSLPLNVMAILVFILKMKVKKPAVVYMLHLATADVLFVSVLPFKISYYFSGSDWQFGSEMCRFVTAAFYCNMYASVMLMTVISIDRFLAVVYPIQSLSWRTLGRASFTCLAIWAMAIAGVVPLLLKEQTTQVPGLNITTCHDVLDETLLEGYYAYYFSAFSAVFFFVPLIISTVCYVSIIRCLSSSAVANRSKKSRALFLSLAVFCIFIICFGPTNVLLILHYSFLSQDAVTEAAYFAYLLCACVSSISCCIDPLIYYYASSECQRYLCSILCCKESSDPSSYNSSGQLMASKMDTCSSNLNNSIYKKLLT; encoded by the exons ATGGGGCCGCGGCAGCTGCTGCTCGTCGCCGCGGGACTCAGTCTGTGCGGCCCCCTGCTGTCTGCCCGCACCCGAGGCCGCAAGCCCG catcAAAAGCAACGAATGCTACTGTGGATCCCCGGTCATTTTTTCTCAGGAATACCAATGATAGATTTGAACCATTCCCACTGGAGGACAATGAGGAGAAAAACGGAAGCGGGTTTCCTGAAGACAGATTAAACTCCATCAATATAAGCCGTCCTCTTCAAAAACGGCCCGCCGCGTCTATCTCGGAACATGCCTCGGGATATCTGACCAGCGCCTGGCTGACGCTTTTTATCCCCTCTGTCTACACTGGCGTGTTTGTAGTAAGCCTCCCTCTGAATGTCATGGCCATCCTCGTGTTTATCTTGAAGATGAAGGTCAAGAAGCCCGCAGTGGTGTACATGCTGCATCTGGCCACGGCGGATGTGCTCTTCGTGTCGGTGCTGCCGTTCAAGATCAGCTATTACTTTTCCGGCAGCGATTGGCAATTCGGTTCCGAAATGTGTCGCTTTGTCACCGCTGCCTTTTACTGTAACATGTACGCCTCCGTCATGCTCATGACAGTCATAAGCATTGACAGGTTTTTGGCCGTGGTGTACCCCATCCAGTCCCTCTCCTGGCGCACCCTGGGGAGGGCCTCCTTCACCTGTCTGGCCATCTGGGCTATGGCCATCGCGGGGGTGGTGCCTCTCCTCCTCAAGGAgcaaaccacccaggtgccagggCTCAACATCACTACGTGCCATGACGTGCTCGATGAGACCCTGCTCGAAGGCTATTATGCCTATTACTTCTCCGCCTTCTCTGCCGTCTTCTTCTTTGTGCCCCTGATCATTTCCACAGTCTGTTACGTGTCTATCATTCGATGCCTTAGCTCCTCTGCCGTTGCCAACCGGAGCAAGAAGTCCCGGGCTTTGTTCTTGTCGCTCGCTGTTTTCTGCATCTTCATCATCTGCTTTGGACCCACAAACGTTCTCCTGATTCTGCattactctttcctttctcaagatGCGGTGACAGAGGCTGCCTACTTTGCCTACCTCCTCTGTGCCTGCGTCAGCAGCATAAGCTGTTGCATCGATCCCTTGATCTACTATTACGCTTCCTCCGAGTGCCAGAGGTATCTTTGCAGCATCTTATGCTGCAAAGAAAGTTCTGATCCCAGCAGCTACAACAGCAGCGGCCAGCTGATGGCAAGTAAAATGGATACCTGCTCTAGTAACCTGAATAACAGCATATACAAAAAGCTCTTAACTTAG